Proteins from one Camelina sativa cultivar DH55 chromosome 8, Cs, whole genome shotgun sequence genomic window:
- the LOC104705419 gene encoding protein EMBRYONIC FLOWER 1-like → MGSSIKINSISIDLAGAANEIDMVKCDHFSIRAFVAETRERDHRKCWPFSEESISLVHQQNYALPSLSVPKFRWWHCMSCIKDIDADGTKDCGLHSNSRTIGNSSVIPSKSKLNSLTIDQEKETKTDIAGNAVEENLDVNCERTQKDDQTATTFLKKARGRPTGASTVRSKSRKLASPEQVGNKKSIENANKQVVDQAVTTFGSSEIAGVVEDTPPKATKNHKGIRGGLFECDNGSSESINLAMSGLQRRKSRKVRLLSELLGNTKTSGGGSSNIRKEESAFKKESVRGRKRKSLPENNYVSRILSTNGATSENASKSCDSDQGKSESTDSGFERTPIKGKQRNRRFQVVDEFVPPVPCETAQEGVNKEHDADPSKRSTPVHSLFTGKDSDPCPPGTQRTETKLSLAKRKTKKPVTDNGKSTLISFNTGIDGNQNGPPINTVSHTRDLLNEKSLFDNRLASEGYFRKYIPQPSDKPVTSLHLQDNDHVRLRDAEPNCLRDFSSSSKSSTGGWLRTGADVVDFRSNNSNANRSSFSNFKLRHAPSTEVADVSRVLQKDASGADRKGKTVMVQEQHGAPRSQSHDRKETTTEEQNDDIPMEIVELMAKNQYERCLPDKEEDISNKQPSQETGHKSKNALLIDLNETYDNGISLEDNNNTSRPPKPCGSSARREEHFPMGKQQQNSHDFFPISQPYVPSPFGIFPPTQENRASSIRFSGHNCQWLGNSPTVATQNPSPSSFRVLRACDTCQSVPNSHPIWPSSMIPPQSHHKPVSFNIDQSAKPGMLSQTANNENTWNLNFVATNGKQKCGTNSELSFGCKHAAGISSSSSSRPIDTFTSESSIPALHLLSLMDPRLRSTTPADQHGNTKFTKRHFPPVNNQSKEFIELQTGDSSKTAYSTKQLPFDFYNKRFAQDSSRKNFPIIPPLGTSSFSFQNAQASWGSPHHQEKKAKRKDTFAAPVYNNTNEKAAFASSNDQAKFLLLGASNSMMLPLKFHMTDKEKKQKRKAESLNNASAWPVKNSGTIVCSVNRNPADFTIPEPGNVYMLTAQNLKVRKRTTFKKKPSLCKQDAMKQTNKPVCPPTENA, encoded by the exons ATGGGATCCTCCATTAAGATCAATTCGATATCCATAGATCTTGCAGGTGCTGCCAACGAGATTGATATGGTGAAATGTGATCATTTCTCAATACG TGCATTCGTAGCTGAAACCCGTGAGAGAGACCATAGAAAATGTTGGCCGTTTTCAGAAGAGAGCATTAGTTTGGTTCACCAGCAAAACTATGCTCTTCCTTCTTTATCTGTGCCAAAGTTTAGATGGTGGCATTGTATGAGCTGTATCAAAGATATAGATGCTGATGGAACAAAAG ATTGTGGACTGCATTCAAACTCAAGAACTATTGGAAACTCTTCAGTTATTCCAAGTAAAAGCAAGTTGAATTCGTTAACTATTGATCAAGAGAAAGAAACGAAAACTGATATTGCAG GTAATGCTGTTGAGGAGAATTTGGATGTAAACTGTGAAAGAACTCAGAAGGATGATCAGACAG CTACTACGTTTCTCAAGAAAGCTCGTGGTCGACCAACGGGTGCTTCTACTGTTAGGAGCAAGAGTAGAAAGCTCGCGAGTCCAGAGCAGGTAGGCAACAAGAAATCTATTGAAAATGCTAACAAACAAGTTGTGGATCAGGCTGTGACAACTTTCGGATCATCTGAAATTGCTGGTGTGGTTGAAGATACACCTCCCAAGGCAACCAAGAATCATAAAGGTATCCGTGGTGGTCTGTTTGAATGCGATAATGGGTCATCAGAGAGTATAAATCTTGCTATGAGTGGGCTGCAGCGTAGGAAATCTCGCAAGGTTCGTCTACTCAGTGAGTTGCTTGGTAATACCAAAACCAGTGGTGGTGGTAGTAGTAACATCAGAAAAGAAGAGTCTGCTTTCAAAAAGGAATCGGTTAGAGGTAGAAAAAGAAAGTCGTTACCTGAAAATAATTACGTAAGCCGGATATTAAGTACAAACGGCGCCACCTCTGAGAATGCCTCCAAAAGTTGTGACTCTGATCAAGGTAAAAGTGAATCAACTGATAGTGGGTTTGAGAGAACTCCAATTAAGGGTAAGCAGAGAAATAGAAGATTTCAGGTTGTTGACGAGTTTGTACCGCCAGTTCCTTGTGAAACTGCACAAGAGGGTGTTAATAAGGAGCATGATGCAGATCCCAGTAAGAGATCAACTCCTGTGCATTCTTTATTCACTGGAAAAGATTCGGATCCTTGTCCTCCAGGTACTCAGAGAACAGAGACGAAGCTCAGTTTAGCCaagaggaagacaaagaagcCCGTAACAGATAATGGGAAAAGCACCCTCATCAGTTTTAATACCGGTATTGATGGAAACCAAAATGGTCCTCCAATAAACACAGTTTCCCACACTCGAGATTTATTGAATGAGAAGAGTTTATTTGACAACCGTTTGGCATCAGAAGGGTATTTCAGAAAATATATCCCTCAGCCTAGTGATAAGCCGGTCACTTCTTTGCATTTGCAAGATAATGATCATGTCAGGTTAAGAGATGCGGAACCAAACTGTCTTCGAGACTTTAGTTCCTCTTCTAAATCCAGCACAGGTGGATGGTTGAGAACTGGAGCAGATGTTGTTGACTTCAGAAGCAACAACAGCAATGCAAATAGATCGTCTTTCTCAAACTTTAAGCTAAGACACGCCCCTTCTACTGAAGTTGCGGATGTTTCCCGTGTGCTGCAAAAG GATGCTTCTGGTGCAGACAGAAAAGGGAAGACTGTTATGGTCCAAGAACAACATGGAGCACCCAGAAGCCAAAGCCACGATAGAAAGGAGACTACGACTGAAGAGCAAAACGATGATATTCCCATGGAGATAGTGGAGCTCATGGCCAAAAACCAGTACGAGAGGTGTCTTCctgataaagaagaagacattagCAACAAACAGCCATCACAAGAAACGGGACACAAATCCAAGAATGCTCTGCTGATTGATCTCAACGAAACCTATGATAACGGGATCTCACTTgaggacaacaacaacacatcaaGACCACCAAAACCGTGTGGTAGCAGTGCAAGGAGGGAAGAACACTTTCCTATGGGAAAACAGCAGCAGAACTCTCATGACTTTTTCCCAATAAGTCAGCCTTATGTGCCTTCTCCGTTTGGGATCTTTCCTCCCACACAAGAAAACCGAGCCAGCTCTATCCGGTTTTCTGGTCACAACTGTCAGTGGCTTGGGAATTCGCCAACTGTGGCTACTCAGAACCCTTCTCCATCCTCATTTCGGGTATTACGTGCTTGTGATACGTGCCAGAGTGTTCCTAATTCTCATCCAATATGGCCATCTTCCATGATACCACCACAGAGTCATCATAAGCCAGTTTCTTTCAATATAGATCAGTCAGCAAAGCCGGGTATGCTTTCACAAACAGCCAACAATGAAAACACATGGAACCTCAACTTTGTTGCTACCAATGGGAAGCAGAAATGTGGGACTAATTCAGAACTCTCCTTTGGCTGCAAACATGCTGCTGggattagtagtagtagtagtagtaggcCAATAGATACCTTTACTAGTGAGAGCTCTATACCGGCATTGCATCTACTCAGCCTTATGGATCCTCGGCTGAGGTCAACCACTCCCGCTGACCAACACGGAAACACTAAATTTACTAAAAGGCATTTTCCGCCAGTCAACAACCAGTCCAAGGAGTTTATAGAGCTTCAAACAGGGGACTCTAGTAAGACAGCCTACTCAACTAAGCAGTTACCTTTTGATTTTTACAACAAGAGATTCGCACAAGACTCTTCCAGAAAGAATTTCCCCATCATACCACCTCTTGGTAcgtcttcattttcttttcaaaatgcTCAAGCTTCATGGGGTAGTCCTCAtcatcaagagaagaaagccaAGAGAAAAGACACGTTTGCTGCTCCGGTCTACAATAATACTAATGAAAAGGCGGCGTTTGCGAGCAGCAACGACCAAGCAAAATTCCTGCTTCTAGGGGCATCGAACTCCATGATGCTTCCTTTGAAATTTCACATGACggataaagaaaagaaacaaaagagaaaagcagAGAGCTTGAATAATGCCTCTGCGTGGCCGGTCAAGAATTCTGGAACCATTGTGTGCAGCGTCAATAGAAACCCTGCTGATTTCACCATTCCTGAACCTGGTAATGTTTACATGTTAACAGCTCAGAATCTTAAGGTCCGAAAACGCACAACCTTCAAGAAGAAACCAAGCTTGTGTAAGCAGGATGCAATGAAGCAGACCAATAAGCCTGTTTGTCCACCTACAGAAAATGCTTAA
- the LOC104705420 gene encoding L-gulonolactone oxidase 3-like: MMRYCSHTLLYFSFLSFFFFFFTIWTVQSVPPQPPVRCDQTGCTVFNAYGTWPDRKTCRAANVTYPTTEDELRKAVAYAAEHHLKVKTVTRFSHTIPKLACPSGSDAMLISTSKYNSVIEIEPDRLTVTADSGVSLRELIDKVEEAGFSIGTSPYWEGVSIGGLISTGSHGSSWSGRGGSVHDHVVGISLVVPANSSEGFAKVVKLEEGRDDKLLDAVKVSLGVLGVISKVKLSIEKAFKRSIMYNFTSDVAIEDIFMEHGKKIEFGDITWYPSRKTAVYRYDIRSPANVSGNGVNDFTGFQSNPILISKGVRALEKSLESSKNEKGKCTTADTTLAYKKLTGNGLKNNGLLFTGYPVIGRQGKIQTSGSCLYSSSIRIDVACAWDPRYNGLSFYETTAIFTVARFRDFLLDVKKLRDLEPERLCGIDIYNGILIRFIKGSNAYLGQTEDSVVVDFNYYRADDELTPRLNEDVMEEMEQMAFVKHGAKPHWGKNRKVGFFGVKQKCGPNFDKFLEVKNKLDPTKMFSSEWSDEILFGREGPKYDGCALEGNLKNKLDPTKMFSSEWSDEILFGREGPKYDGCALEGNCVCSEDKHCSPSKGYFCRQGLVYTQARVCRYSPAQVLVT, from the exons atgaTGCGTTATTGTTCTCATACCCTcctttatttttcatttctatctttcttcttcttcttcttcactataTGGACCGTTCAATCCGTACCACCACAACCACCGGTCCGATGCGACCAAACCGGTTGCACCGTCTTTAACGCGTACGGCACGTGGCCCGACCGCAAAACATGCCGCGCGGCTAACGTCACGTATCCAACAACGGAGGATGAGCTTCGTAAAGCCGTGGCTTACGCAGCCGAGCACCATCTCAAAGTCAAAACCGTCACCAGATTCTCTCACACCATACCGAAACTCGCTTGTCCTTCCGGTTCAGACGCAATGCTAATCAGTACGTCGAAGTATAATTCGGTTATCGAGATTGAACCGGACCGGTTAACGGTTACGGCTGATTCTGGAGTCTCGTTGAGAGAGCTGATCGATAAAGTTGAAGAGGCCGGGTTTAGCATCGGAACGTCTCCGTATTGGGAAGGAGTGAGTATTGGTGGGCTGATTAGTACTGGATCTCACGGAAGCTCGTGGTCGGGACGAGGTGGTTCGGTTCATGACCATGTTGTCGGAATCAGCCTTGTGGTTCCGGCGAATTCATCTGAAGGTTTCGCCAAGGTTGTTAAACTCGAGGAAGGGAGAGATGATAAGCTTCTTGACGCCGTTAAAGTATCGTTGGGTGTTTTAGGCGTCATCTCTAAG gTTAAGCTTTCGATAGAGAAGGCATTCAAGAGaagtataatgtataatttcacATCTGACGTAGCAATTGAAGACATATTTATGGAGCATGGCAAAAAAATCGAATTCGGAGACATAACGTGGTATCCTTCTAGGAAAACTGCGGTTTACCGTTACGATATACGATCACCGGCCAACGTCTCCGGCAACGGAGTCAACGATTTCACTGGTTTTCAGTCTAATCCTATCTTGATCTCTAAAGGGGTTCGAGCATTAG AGAAGTCGCTTGAATCTAGCAAGAACGAGAAAGGAAAATGCACCACGGCGGATACGACTTTGGCCTACAAGAAACTAACCGGGAACGGTCTAAAGAACAATGGTTTACTCTTTACCGGGTATCCGGTTATTGGGAGACAAGGCAAGATTCAGACTTCCGGGTCTTGCCTTTACTCAT CTTCGATTAGAATTGACGTCGCTTGTGCATGGGACCCTAGGTATAACGGTCTTTCCTTCTATGAAACGACGGCTATATTTACGGTTGCTAGGTTTAGAGACTTCCTCCTTGATGTGAAGAAGCTACGCGACTTGGAACCAGAAAGACTGTGCGGGATTGATATCTATAACGGTATCCTCATACGTTTCATCAAGGGCTCTAATGCTTATCTTGGCCAGACAGAGGAttctgttgttgttgacttTAACTATTACCGAGCCGACGATGAGTTGACCCCGAGATTGAACGAAGATGTGATGGAGGAGATGGAGCAGATGGCGTTTGTCAAACACGGTGCGAAGCCGCATTGGGGAAAGAATAGGAAAGTGGGTTTCTTTGGCGTGAAGCAAAAGTGTGGACCTAACTTTGACAAATTCTTGGAAGTGAAGAACAAGTTAGATCCTACGAAGATGTTTTCAAGTGAATGGTCTGATGAGATTCTGTTTGGTAGAGAAGGTCCCAAGTACGATGgatgtgcccttgaagggaaTT TGAAGAACAAGTTAGATCCTACGAAGATGTTTTCAAGTGAATGGTCTGATGAGATTCTGTTTGGTAGAGAAGGTCCCAAGTACGATGgatgtgcccttgaagggaaTTGTGTGTGTTCAGAAGACAAACATTGTAGCCCTTCCAAAGGTTACTTTTGTAGACAAGGTCTTGTTTATACACAAGCTAGGGTTTGCAGATACTCTCCAGCGCAAGTTCTAGTGACGTAG
- the LOC104705421 gene encoding uncharacterized protein LOC104705421, with amino-acid sequence MMKANQKPKPHAPPRPLFSCGFFRRCTQSVLSPTSPHQQQPRRKPPTTSSSSSSSSTSTSQSFTQWRFPHHLDQTPSTAPSLPPPPPPPPLPVTTTLQETFQIAELHLTSVSESDKLLALQLLERVVVPDPPSDPTCPPGLMRGLVSCLRSNNKIVTAKYVTKILLALCLAEGNRHVAVEAGAARAVVETAAGLEISAVERALAALELMCTTKEGAAEVRAHAMTVPAMVAVMARLAGRGREYAISILSVVYGKGGDDSGEEIAVAPAEEVARAVALALEGGECTARGRRKGTQLLKTLEEYGRLDLSQNGT; translated from the coding sequence ATGATGAAAGCAAACCAAAAACCGAAACCCCACGCGCCGCCGCGTCCTCTCTTCTCCTGCGGCTTCTTCCGCCGTTGCACACAGTCCGTCCTAAGTCCAACCTCTCCTCACCAGCAGCAGCCTCGCCGTAAACCACCAACCACctcctcctcatcttcctcttcctcaacttCCACTTCTCAAAGCTTCACTCAATGGCGCTTCCCTCATCACCTTGACCAAACTCCATCCACcgctccttctcttcctccgcCACCTCCACCGCCGCCTCTTCCGGTAACCACCACCCTCCAAGAAACATTCCAGATCGCAGAGCTTCACCTCACATCTGTCTCCGAATCCGACAAGCTCCTCGCTCTACAGCTACTCGAACGGGTCGTCGTACCCGACCCGCCTTCTGATCCGACTTGTCCACCGGGTCTCATGCGAGGCCTCGTCTCTTGCCTTCGCAGCAACAACAAGATCGTAACAGCCAAATACGTCACCAAGATCCTCCTCGCGCTCTGCCTCGCCGAAGGAAACCGCCACGTGGCGGTCGAGGCTGGAGCCGCTCGAGCGGTGGTGGAAACGGCGGCGGGGCTAGAGATCTCAGCGGTGGAACGCGCTTTAGCGGCGTTAGAGCTCATGTGCACGACGAAGGAAGGAGCGGCGGAGGTTCGAGCTCACGCGATGACGGTGCCGGCGATGGTGGCGGTGATGGCGAGACTGgcagggagaggaagagaataCGCAATAAGCATACTCTCGGTGGTATACGGGAAAGGAGGAGATGATTCCGGGGAGGAGATAGCGGTGGCGCCGGCGGAAGAGGTGGCGAGGGCGGTGGCGTTGGCGCTTGAAGGAGGAGAGTGTACAGCGAGAGGGAGAAGAAAAGGGACCCAACTATTGAAGACACTGGAGGAATATGGACGGTTGGATCTGAGTCAGAATGGGACATGA